The genomic segment CAATTCTGGGGTAAATTATCAGGTGGCGGATTTATTTGCCCTCGATCCCACCTGGCAACAGACGTTTGATTTAGTGGTGGAGTCGCGTACTATCCAAGCCTTACCCTTAGAAGTGCGATCGCCTGCAATTGAAGCGATCGCCCATTTAGTTGCGCCCGGTGGAAGTTTGCTGATTGTCACCTATTATCGCGATCGCGAAGATCCGCCCGATGGACCGCCCTGGCCGCTTTCTGACGGAGAACTCAACCAATTTCAAGCATTAGGATTGACTGAAGTGCGCCGCAAAGTCTTCCTACGAGAGGAAAACTCAACCCCAATTCTCCAACTGCACTACAAATCCGTCTCTTGATACAGTTCTTCTAGCTGCTGCAATTGGGTGCGCCGAGCCGTCCGCCGGTATTTTTTACTCTCAAGGCGCGGTTCGTACTGTCGCCCGCTTTTGCCTTTGGTTTTCAGCTTCAACGCCGCATCCGGATCGCTTTGTTGATTGAGTTGCTCTTCGTAGGCGATCGCCTTCTCCAGAAAATTGAGATAATGCTCGTAACGTTCCCAATCGCCCCGAACGATACAATTGGGTTCGTCTCGGTGCAAGCAGTCGCTAAATTGACAATTTCCGTGGGCTAACCTCGCCCTCGCTTCGGGAAAATAAGTGGCTAGCTCTTGCGGCGTAGAATCCATCTGAGGTTGATTAAACCCCGGCGTATCTGCCAACAGCCCCCCATCGGGCAACTCAAATAACTCAACATGGCGGGTTGTATGCCGGCCTCTGCCGAGCTTACCAGAGACTTCCCCCACTCGCAGATCCAAATTAGGAATCAACTGATTAATTAAACTCGATTTCCCCACGCCAGAAGGGCCAGCAACCACGGTCATTTGATGGCTGAGAACCGATCTGAGTTCGGCGAGTCCCTCGCCCGTATAGACGCTCATAAACGCCGGTTGATAGCCCCACCCTTGCAGGCGCTGTTCCCACCAGCGTAACCGATCGGCCGAAATCAAATCGCGCTTATTCAAACACAAAGAAACATCTAAGCCGGTTGATTCAGCCTTAATTAAAAAGCGGCTTAACTGATAAACATCTAAAGACGGTTCTTCTAAAGCAAAAACCAACAGGATATTACTGGCATTAGCAACAGGAGGGCGGCTGAGTTCTGTGGTACGGGGAAAAACTTGAGCGATCGCGCCTCGTCCGCCTTCCCAGTCGGGTTCTTCTACCAAAACGCGATCGCCCACCATCACCTGCTGACCGATCTTCTTCAGGCGGGTGCGGCGCGTACACAGTAATTGAGGCTGCGGCAAGTTCCCCTGAGACTCTGAACTCGCGTCGCCAATGCCGTCAAGCTGGACTTGATAAAAGTTTGCCTGTACCGCTAGAACAGTCCCGCGCAGACTGTTCTCTTCTACCGATAACGTCCTGAGTGTGGTCGGTGGCTCAGAACTCATAGTCTAACTTCGATGTTAAGCCCATGCATGACCCATAACTCAGCCCAGTAACTCCCAATGTATTAGCCCATTTTTCTTTATTCTATCGCGCTTGCAAACTCTAAGGTGCTGTCGGTCGGCGAACCTGGAGCGCAAAGAACGCTTGACGATCCTCAATTTGCTCGATCGTGTAGCCTTCCATCGCCAGACTATCTGGAACCTGCTCGATCGGTTCGCCCGGATCGAGCCAGACTTCCAGCAGGCTGCCTGGAGCCATTTGTTCCAGGCGCAGCTTGGTTCGCACAAAGTTAATCGGACAAGGGGTGCCTCGCAAGTCGAGTTGAGCGTCCGCCGTCATTTGTTAAACAGACCTCCAAACAATCCTTCAATGCCCCCTTTGCTAATGCGATCGCCTCGCAGTTTCGCCAACTTTTCCAGCAGCTCGCGTTCTTCGGCACTAATACGCGCCGGAATATCCACCAAAATTGAAATTAAGTGATCCCCGCGACTGACCGGATTGCCCAAACGGGGAACGCCTCGGCTTTCTAGCTTCAGGACGGTATTGGGTTGCGTTCCTGGGGGAATCACCAACTCTTCCTCGCCATCCACCGTATTGACTTCAATGCGGCTGCCTAAAATCGCTTGCAAATAACTAATTCTCACTTCTGATAGGACATTAATCCCATCTCGGCGGAATTCAGGATGCTCGTTAACAAACAAATAAACGTATAAATCTCCAGGCACGCCACCGCGCTGACCCGAATCCCCTTCTCCAGAAACCCGCAAGCGGGTGCCATTGTCAACCCCAGCAGGAATCGAAATCTTCAGCTTTTTCGTGACTTGCTTATTGCCGCTACCGCCGCAATCTTCGCATTTTTCTTCAATCATTTGTCCGCTGCCATTGCAGGTGGGACAAACCGAAACCTGGGTGAAACTGCCAAAGGGGGTGCGGGTTGCTCGCCGCACTTGTCCGGAACCATTACAGGTGGTACAGGTGCGGGGGCGAGTTCCGGGTTTGGCTCCCGAACCATCGCAGGTGGTACAGGTTTCTAGATGGTTAATCCGAATTTCCTTATCGCCCCCAAACACGGCTTCGTTAAAGTCGAGTTTGAGGTCTAGCCGCAAGTCATCGCCGCGTACCGGCCCGCGCCGACGGCCGGCTTGCCCAGCCATCCCACCTGAGAAGCCGCTAAAGAAGCTTTCAAAGATGTCTGCAAAGCCGCTACTAATATCAAAGTCTTGGAACCCGCCTGGCCCGCCACTGACACCCGCTTCGCCAAAGCGATCGTACCTGGCTCGTAACTCCGGTTCCGATAAAACTTCGTAGGCGCGATTAATTTCTTTAAAACGTTCCTCTGCCCCGGGTTCTTTGTTCACGTCGGGGTGGTACTTGCGGGCTAAACGACGATAAGCACGCTTAATTTCTTCCTTATCTGTGTCGCGGGAGACTCCGAGGATTTGATAGTAATCGGCCATAGGGCGCTAAGTTAAGAAAATCTCTAGTGTAAGGT from the Desertifilum tharense IPPAS B-1220 genome contains:
- a CDS encoding bifunctional 2-polyprenyl-6-hydroxyphenol methylase/3-demethylubiquinol 3-O-methyltransferase UbiG, translating into MSLDSPKDIGRQRIQELATEALAQGSPTAWFESVYAQCEPEQIPWALMVVNPYIQDWLETEQIQGKATQTAAVVGCGFGDDAEALNQRGFQVTAFDISASAIAQCRQRFPNSGVNYQVADLFALDPTWQQTFDLVVESRTIQALPLEVRSPAIEAIAHLVAPGGSLLIVTYYRDREDPPDGPPWPLSDGELNQFQALGLTEVRRKVFLREENSTPILQLHYKSVS
- the rsgA gene encoding small ribosomal subunit biogenesis GTPase RsgA, whose amino-acid sequence is MSSEPPTTLRTLSVEENSLRGTVLAVQANFYQVQLDGIGDASSESQGNLPQPQLLCTRRTRLKKIGQQVMVGDRVLVEEPDWEGGRGAIAQVFPRTTELSRPPVANASNILLVFALEEPSLDVYQLSRFLIKAESTGLDVSLCLNKRDLISADRLRWWEQRLQGWGYQPAFMSVYTGEGLAELRSVLSHQMTVVAGPSGVGKSSLINQLIPNLDLRVGEVSGKLGRGRHTTRHVELFELPDGGLLADTPGFNQPQMDSTPQELATYFPEARARLAHGNCQFSDCLHRDEPNCIVRGDWERYEHYLNFLEKAIAYEEQLNQQSDPDAALKLKTKGKSGRQYEPRLESKKYRRTARRTQLQQLEELYQETDL
- a CDS encoding sulfurtransferase TusA family protein, producing the protein MTADAQLDLRGTPCPINFVRTKLRLEQMAPGSLLEVWLDPGEPIEQVPDSLAMEGYTIEQIEDRQAFFALQVRRPTAP
- the dnaJ gene encoding molecular chaperone DnaJ, with product MADYYQILGVSRDTDKEEIKRAYRRLARKYHPDVNKEPGAEERFKEINRAYEVLSEPELRARYDRFGEAGVSGGPGGFQDFDISSGFADIFESFFSGFSGGMAGQAGRRRGPVRGDDLRLDLKLDFNEAVFGGDKEIRINHLETCTTCDGSGAKPGTRPRTCTTCNGSGQVRRATRTPFGSFTQVSVCPTCNGSGQMIEEKCEDCGGSGNKQVTKKLKISIPAGVDNGTRLRVSGEGDSGQRGGVPGDLYVYLFVNEHPEFRRDGINVLSEVRISYLQAILGSRIEVNTVDGEEELVIPPGTQPNTVLKLESRGVPRLGNPVSRGDHLISILVDIPARISAEERELLEKLAKLRGDRISKGGIEGLFGGLFNK